A stretch of Paenibacillus mucilaginosus 3016 DNA encodes these proteins:
- a CDS encoding sugar phosphate isomerase/epimerase family protein codes for MEPKITMLNSMGGGDFTAAMDQFVRWGLDVVDLKDGIYGKSIGDLTEEETDTAAQALQERNLSVYCFSTGLFYEDIEYGEQHFRDRHLGMLDNILRSAQKLRPLMIRLLAAQTAQRDHIVNSTDYIRECAPWVFEVYREAIDRIHDAGFQVTIENEAHACIWASPQEVVSFYQELDRSGRVHFTWDVQNLWQMGTFPSLSVYNELRPLIGFLHLKGGQVRGASSELVWKSALEDASWPVEQITRQAIADGVSPVICLNPSHGQPKEGYDYNNLTERDLLYLRSIIWKEVSS; via the coding sequence GTGGAGCCAAAAATTACGATGCTGAACAGTATGGGAGGGGGCGACTTTACTGCTGCGATGGATCAGTTTGTGAGGTGGGGGCTTGACGTTGTCGATCTGAAAGACGGCATCTATGGGAAGTCTATCGGAGATCTCACCGAGGAAGAAACGGATACAGCCGCGCAGGCGCTTCAAGAGCGGAATTTATCCGTCTACTGCTTTTCGACCGGGCTCTTTTACGAGGATATCGAGTACGGGGAGCAGCATTTCCGAGACCGGCATCTAGGAATGCTCGACAACATCCTAAGATCAGCCCAGAAGCTGCGGCCCTTGATGATCCGTCTGCTCGCCGCCCAAACGGCACAGCGGGACCATATTGTGAATAGTACCGATTATATTCGGGAGTGTGCGCCCTGGGTGTTTGAAGTGTATCGTGAAGCGATCGATCGGATCCATGACGCCGGCTTTCAGGTGACCATCGAAAATGAAGCGCATGCCTGCATATGGGCATCCCCGCAGGAAGTGGTGTCATTCTATCAGGAGCTGGATCGAAGCGGCAGGGTTCATTTTACATGGGATGTGCAAAATTTGTGGCAGATGGGGACATTTCCCTCGCTGTCCGTTTATAACGAGCTCAGACCGTTAATTGGATTTCTTCACCTGAAGGGTGGACAGGTCCGAGGGGCCAGCTCCGAGCTGGTTTGGAAGTCTGCCTTGGAGGACGCCTCCTGGCCGGTGGAGCAGATTACACGTCAAGCTATCGCGGATGGGGTGAGCCCGGTGATTTGTCTGAACCCTTCACACGGACAGCCTAAGGAAGGGTACGATTACAATAACCTGACGGAACGGGACCTGTTGTATCTGCGTTCAATCATATGGAAAGAGGTATCGAGTTGA
- a CDS encoding helix-turn-helix domain-containing protein yields the protein MNLGDKIKKLRKEQNRSLDEIASICNFSKSLLSKIENGKTVPPISTLLKIADALGTKISILLDDEQQSGTVFTPKEASDSRMVKTEKGYSFFTFAVERSDKLMQPFLFVIRKEDQDSQNVYSHVGEEFIYILEGEMRYKVGNVEYTMRPGDSLYFDSIEKHTLIPLTEEVKYIGIFTQFPASPVPRKS from the coding sequence ATGAATCTTGGGGATAAAATCAAGAAGCTGAGAAAAGAGCAAAACCGCAGTCTGGATGAAATCGCCAGCATCTGCAATTTTTCCAAAAGCTTGCTTTCGAAAATAGAGAACGGGAAAACCGTCCCACCGATATCCACCCTCCTGAAAATTGCCGATGCGCTCGGCACCAAAATCTCCATCCTGCTGGATGATGAACAGCAGTCCGGCACCGTATTCACGCCGAAGGAGGCCAGCGACAGCCGCATGGTGAAAACCGAGAAGGGCTACTCTTTCTTCACCTTTGCCGTGGAACGCAGTGACAAGCTGATGCAGCCCTTTCTATTTGTCATACGTAAAGAAGATCAAGACAGTCAGAATGTATACAGCCATGTCGGTGAAGAGTTCATCTATATTTTGGAAGGAGAAATGCGCTACAAAGTCGGAAATGTAGAGTACACTATGAGGCCGGGCGACAGCCTCTACTTCGATTCGATTGAGAAGCATACGCTGATACCTTTGACAGAAGAGGTTAAATATATTGGCATTTTCACCCAATTCCCTGCATCTCCGGTACCCCGTAAGTCCTAA
- a CDS encoding GGDEF domain-containing protein, with protein MAWNAYTLGDEKLGSYGSATYELQVLVPNDGRVWALDVPVVFTAYRIWVNQVEAASSGTVGQSAKSAVPAKYPQVVYLPGTGQTSLHIVIQVSNYENYRGGLVYRLYPQDGSRRFKSLLTWVCSAFGLFIMAGSIQLVTEALLFLQLFILFTALYMCAVFIRAVSRRREGALAAVAGAMVLGAAIMNDVLYLRGLVHTGNFTTLGLFVFIFAQSYLLSSGFAKAFSSSEELAGKLIHLNASLEEKVRQRTRALEQVNKSLERMTLADGLTGISNRRHFDIAAERLWETSIESGTPMSVLLMDIDFFKLYNDTYGHLQGDECLKEVARTLLASANSDCELIARYGGEEFAVLMSGNQKEAGRVADLLTTRIRELNLPHKNAKQGIVTISCGTSTCSHGEYASLLALIRAADEALYTAKKQGRNRYVQAEMVEGVEGTGPVDKLE; from the coding sequence TCGTTCCAAATGACGGCAGGGTATGGGCTCTGGATGTTCCCGTCGTGTTCACCGCTTACCGGATCTGGGTGAATCAAGTCGAAGCAGCAAGCTCCGGTACGGTGGGGCAGTCAGCCAAAAGCGCGGTGCCGGCAAAATATCCTCAGGTTGTTTATCTCCCGGGCACAGGGCAAACCTCGCTCCATATCGTCATACAAGTGTCCAATTATGAGAACTATCGAGGGGGGCTGGTATATAGACTGTATCCGCAAGATGGGAGCAGGAGATTCAAATCCCTCCTTACTTGGGTGTGCAGCGCGTTTGGATTGTTCATCATGGCAGGAAGCATTCAACTGGTTACCGAGGCTCTGCTCTTTCTTCAGCTGTTTATTTTATTCACTGCGCTCTACATGTGCGCGGTATTTATCAGGGCGGTGAGTAGACGGAGGGAAGGGGCGCTTGCCGCCGTTGCCGGGGCCATGGTCCTTGGAGCAGCTATCATGAATGATGTGCTCTACCTTCGCGGATTAGTGCACACTGGTAATTTCACAACTTTGGGATTGTTCGTCTTCATTTTTGCGCAGAGTTATTTATTGTCCAGCGGCTTTGCGAAAGCATTCTCTTCCAGCGAGGAGCTCGCCGGCAAATTGATCCACTTGAATGCTTCGCTCGAAGAAAAAGTAAGGCAGCGAACACGGGCCTTGGAACAGGTTAATAAGTCTCTGGAGAGAATGACTTTAGCTGACGGATTAACGGGAATTTCCAACAGGAGACATTTTGATATCGCGGCGGAGAGGTTATGGGAGACCTCAATAGAGAGCGGCACACCCATGTCAGTGCTTCTGATGGATATTGATTTCTTTAAACTATATAATGACACCTACGGTCACCTACAGGGAGACGAGTGTCTCAAGGAGGTTGCACGTACGTTATTAGCTTCTGCCAATTCCGACTGCGAGTTGATTGCAAGGTATGGGGGCGAGGAGTTCGCCGTACTGATGTCCGGTAATCAGAAGGAGGCGGGCAGGGTAGCTGATCTATTGACTACCCGGATTAGGGAGCTTAATCTGCCTCATAAGAATGCGAAGCAGGGGATTGTGACGATCAGCTGCGGAACGTCAACTTGCTCTCATGGTGAGTACGCTTCCCTCTTGGCATTGATCAGGGCCGCGGATGAAGCGTTGTATACCGCCAAGAAACAGGGACGAAACCGTTATGTCCAAGCGGAAATGGTTGAGGGCGTGGAAGGTACAGGTCCGGTGGACAAACTTGAATAA
- a CDS encoding cupin domain-containing protein, translated as MMNLSDEKHVLDMDWGKIQWLCGQEIDPECEMTLGMVYINAGVENPRHYHPNCEEYIFVLSGECDHTLGDECYHLKPGMMLRIPRGVPHNASVTTWEPCRMMIMYSAPDRQTIGE; from the coding sequence GTGATGAATTTGTCGGATGAAAAACATGTTCTGGATATGGATTGGGGGAAGATTCAATGGCTGTGCGGTCAAGAGATCGATCCAGAGTGTGAAATGACCCTTGGCATGGTGTACATCAATGCAGGTGTTGAAAATCCGAGACATTATCATCCGAACTGCGAGGAATATATCTTTGTGCTCTCCGGGGAATGCGATCATACTTTGGGGGATGAATGCTACCATTTGAAGCCGGGCATGATGCTGCGAATTCCGAGAGGCGTCCCGCACAATGCCTCAGTAACCACTTGGGAGCCCTGTCGCATGATGATTATGTATTCTGCACCGGATCGTCAAACCATCGGCGAGTAG